In one Pseudomonas tensinigenes genomic region, the following are encoded:
- a CDS encoding CheR family methyltransferase: MSSDQRFFDFLKERIGLDVTSVGPAIIERAVRQRTTLSQAAHADEYWQLLQGSRDEQQALIEAVIVPETWFFRYPESFATLGKLARNRLAELNNMRALRILSLPCSTGEEPYSIAMALLDAGLKPHQFKVDGMDVSPLSVEKARRALYGKNSFRGQDLDFRERHFTSEQDGHRVNESVREQVRLQVGNVLDPTLLASEPAFDFVFCRNLLIYFDQPTQKLVFEVLKRLTHFDGVLFIGPAEGSLLGRLGMRSIGIPQSFAFSRHSDPHPEPLPTPKPIAVPISQPQRSTPPAPVRNRPFAAVTPLPIASKSANPDAATLLANIAALANEGKSAEARAACEQYLRSHEPVAQVFYWLGLLSDVAGLTLEAQGFYRKALYLEPQHPEALMHLAALLQAQGDSVGARRLQERAARSGRTTDSERKR; this comes from the coding sequence ATGAGCAGCGATCAGCGTTTTTTCGACTTTCTCAAGGAACGCATCGGTCTCGATGTGACGTCGGTCGGCCCGGCGATCATCGAGCGGGCCGTGCGCCAGCGCACAACGTTGTCGCAAGCGGCGCATGCCGATGAATATTGGCAGTTGCTGCAAGGCTCGCGGGATGAGCAACAGGCGTTGATCGAAGCGGTGATCGTCCCGGAAACGTGGTTTTTCCGTTACCCGGAATCCTTTGCCACGCTGGGCAAGCTGGCGCGCAATCGCCTCGCCGAGCTGAACAACATGCGTGCGCTGCGCATCCTCAGCCTGCCGTGCTCCACCGGCGAAGAACCCTATTCGATTGCCATGGCCTTGCTCGATGCCGGGCTTAAGCCGCATCAGTTCAAGGTCGATGGCATGGACGTCAGTCCGCTGTCGGTGGAGAAGGCGCGGCGTGCGCTGTATGGCAAAAACTCGTTTCGCGGTCAGGATCTGGACTTTCGCGAACGGCATTTCACGTCTGAGCAGGACGGCCATCGGGTCAACGAGAGCGTGCGTGAGCAAGTGCGTTTGCAGGTCGGCAATGTGCTCGATCCGACGTTGTTGGCCAGTGAGCCGGCGTTCGATTTCGTGTTTTGCCGCAATCTGTTGATCTATTTCGATCAGCCGACGCAAAAGCTGGTGTTCGAGGTGCTCAAGCGTCTGACTCATTTCGACGGCGTGCTGTTTATCGGCCCGGCCGAGGGCAGTTTGCTTGGACGCTTGGGCATGCGTTCGATCGGCATCCCGCAATCCTTTGCGTTCAGCCGCCACAGCGATCCGCACCCCGAACCGCTGCCGACACCCAAACCGATCGCGGTGCCGATCAGCCAACCGCAGCGCAGCACGCCGCCAGCGCCGGTGCGCAATCGACCGTTTGCCGCCGTAACGCCACTGCCAATCGCCAGCAAAAGCGCGAACCCGGACGCAGCGACCTTGCTGGCCAATATCGCCGCGCTGGCTAACGAAGGCAAAAGCGCCGAAGCCCGGGCTGCCTGCGAACAGTATCTGCGCAGTCATGAACCGGTGGCTCAGGTGTTTTACTGGCTCGGCTTGCTCAGCGATGTCGCCGGCCTGACCCTCGAAGCCCAAGGCTTTTATCGCAAAGCGTTGTATCTCGAACCGCAACATCCCGAAGCGTTGATGCACCTGGCCGCGCTGCTGCAGGCCCAGGGCGACAGCGTCGGTGCCAGACGATTGCAGGAGCGCGCCGCCCGCAGCGGGCGCACCACCGACAGTGAGCGTAAACGATGA
- a CDS encoding chemotaxis protein CheW, protein MIPSDTLNVTHEDARAIDDCWNRIGIHGDKSCPLLEEHIHCRNCSVYSAAATRLLDRYALQQDERDPVATAVESDVKTRSLLMFRLGEEWLGLATRSLVEVAPLQAIHSLPHQRSRALLGVANVRGALVACLSLVELLDLDGNAAPANGARIMPRMLIIAAHGGPVVVPVDEVDGIHAIDERILDAASQSGAQASAKYTRGVLQYRGRSLRWLDEEQLLSAVTRSLT, encoded by the coding sequence ATGATCCCGTCCGACACCTTGAACGTCACCCACGAAGACGCCCGGGCCATCGATGATTGCTGGAACCGCATCGGCATCCATGGCGACAAGTCCTGCCCGCTGCTGGAAGAGCACATTCATTGCCGCAATTGCTCGGTGTATTCCGCCGCTGCCACGCGCCTGCTCGACCGTTATGCGTTGCAGCAGGACGAGCGCGACCCGGTGGCGACCGCCGTGGAAAGCGATGTGAAAACCCGTTCGTTGCTGATGTTCCGTCTCGGCGAAGAATGGCTGGGGCTCGCGACGCGCAGCCTCGTTGAAGTGGCGCCGCTGCAGGCGATTCACTCGTTGCCGCACCAGCGCTCGCGCGCCTTGCTCGGCGTGGCCAATGTGCGTGGCGCGCTGGTGGCGTGCCTGTCGCTGGTTGAGTTGCTTGATCTGGATGGCAACGCTGCGCCAGCCAATGGCGCGCGCATCATGCCGCGTATGCTGATCATCGCCGCCCATGGCGGGCCAGTCGTGGTGCCGGTGGATGAGGTCGACGGTATTCATGCCATCGACGAGCGCATCCTTGATGCAGCGTCGCAATCCGGGGCGCAGGCCAGCGCCAAATACACCCGTGGTGTTCTGCAATATCGCGGTCGCAGCCTGCGTTGGCTGGATGAAGAACAGCTGTTGTCCGCCGTGACCCGGAGCCTCACATGA
- a CDS encoding hybrid sensor histidine kinase/response regulator produces the protein MTPEQMRDASLLELFSLEAEAQTQVLSAGLLALERNPTQADQLESCMRAAHSLKGAARIVGIDSGVSVAHVMEDCLVSAQEGRLLLRPEHIDALLQGTDLLMRVATPTNAPQPSDIDAYVALMASLLDPSTPAATLIAPPMAELQLQAPSVFEPAPAPIMDAPVEPSEPTSRKSKRTTEGGERVLRVTAERLNSLLDLSSKSLVETQRLKPHLATMQRLKRMQNNGLRALENLNVHLKEHALSLEALEALEDARRLLAESQQLLSEKNAELDEFAWQASQRAQVLYDTALACRMRPFADVLTGQVRMVRDLGRSLGKQVRLEIEGEKTQVDRDVLEKLEAPLTHLLRNAVDHGIETPKQRLLKGKSEEGLIRLRASHQAGLLVLELSDDGNGVDLEKVRRSIVERQLSPAETAAQLSEEELLTFLFLPGFSLRDTVTEVSGRGVGLDAVQHMVRQLRGAVVLEQTAGEGSRFHLEVPLTLSVVRSLVVEVGEEAYAFPLAHIERMCDLAPEDIVQVEGRQHFWHEGQHVGLVAASQLLNRPASQNSGETLKVVVIRERDAVYGVAVERFIGERTLVVLPLDERLGKVQDISAGALLDDGSVVLIVDVEDMLRSVDKLLNTGRLERIARHGNQAAESARKRVLVVDDSLTVRELQRKLLLNRGYDVAVAVDGMDGWNALRSEDFDLLITDIDMPRMDGIELVTLLRRDNRLQSLPVMVVSYKDREEDRRRGLDAGADYYLAKASFHDDALLDAVVELIGGARA, from the coding sequence ATGACCCCCGAGCAAATGCGCGACGCCTCGCTGCTGGAGTTGTTCAGCCTCGAAGCCGAAGCGCAGACCCAAGTACTCAGCGCCGGGTTGCTGGCGCTGGAGCGCAACCCGACCCAGGCCGATCAGTTGGAATCGTGCATGCGCGCGGCGCACTCGCTCAAAGGTGCGGCGCGGATTGTCGGCATCGACAGCGGCGTCAGCGTCGCCCATGTTATGGAAGATTGCCTGGTCAGTGCGCAGGAAGGACGGTTGTTGCTGCGGCCCGAGCATATCGATGCGTTGTTGCAGGGCACCGATTTGCTGATGCGCGTTGCTACGCCGACGAATGCGCCGCAGCCGAGTGATATCGACGCTTACGTGGCGTTGATGGCGAGTTTGCTCGATCCGTCGACGCCAGCGGCAACGCTGATTGCACCGCCGATGGCCGAGTTGCAACTTCAAGCGCCGTCGGTCTTTGAACCCGCGCCAGCTCCTATCATGGACGCGCCGGTTGAGCCTTCCGAGCCGACGTCCCGCAAAAGCAAACGCACCACCGAAGGTGGCGAACGCGTCTTGCGCGTTACCGCCGAGCGCCTGAACAGCCTGCTCGATCTGTCGAGCAAATCGCTGGTGGAAACCCAGCGCCTCAAGCCGCATTTGGCGACCATGCAGCGTCTCAAGCGCATGCAGAACAACGGCCTGCGCGCGCTGGAAAACCTCAACGTGCACCTCAAGGAACATGCGTTGAGCCTTGAAGCGCTGGAAGCCTTGGAGGACGCGCGCCGTTTGCTCGCCGAATCCCAGCAACTGCTGAGCGAGAAAAACGCCGAACTCGACGAATTCGCCTGGCAGGCCAGCCAGCGCGCGCAAGTGCTCTACGACACCGCGCTGGCGTGCCGCATGCGGCCCTTCGCCGATGTGCTCACCGGTCAAGTGCGCATGGTGCGGGATCTGGGCCGCAGCCTTGGCAAACAGGTACGCCTGGAGATCGAAGGCGAGAAAACCCAGGTCGACCGCGACGTGCTGGAGAAACTCGAAGCACCGCTGACGCATTTGCTGCGCAACGCCGTTGATCACGGCATCGAAACCCCTAAGCAGCGTCTGCTCAAAGGTAAATCAGAAGAGGGCCTGATCCGCCTGCGCGCCTCGCATCAGGCCGGTCTGCTGGTGCTGGAACTGAGCGATGACGGCAATGGCGTCGACCTGGAGAAGGTCCGCCGCAGCATCGTCGAGCGGCAGTTATCCCCAGCCGAAACCGCAGCGCAGCTAAGCGAAGAGGAGCTGCTGACCTTCCTCTTTTTGCCCGGTTTCAGCCTGCGCGACACCGTCACCGAAGTGTCCGGTCGCGGCGTTGGCCTCGATGCCGTTCAACACATGGTTCGCCAACTGCGCGGTGCGGTGGTGCTGGAGCAGACGGCGGGCGAGGGCAGTCGCTTTCATCTGGAAGTGCCGTTGACCTTGTCGGTGGTGCGCAGTCTGGTGGTGGAAGTTGGCGAAGAGGCCTACGCCTTCCCGCTGGCGCACATCGAACGCATGTGCGATCTGGCGCCGGAGGACATCGTGCAGGTCGAAGGCCGTCAGCATTTCTGGCACGAAGGCCAGCACGTCGGGCTGGTTGCGGCCAGCCAGTTGCTCAACCGCCCGGCCAGCCAGAACAGCGGCGAAACCCTTAAAGTCGTGGTGATCCGTGAGCGCGATGCGGTTTACGGGGTTGCCGTGGAGCGCTTTATTGGCGAACGCACATTGGTGGTCTTGCCACTCGATGAGCGTCTGGGCAAAGTGCAGGATATCTCCGCTGGCGCCTTGCTCGACGACGGCTCGGTGGTGCTGATCGTCGACGTTGAAGACATGCTGCGTTCGGTGGACAAACTGCTCAATACCGGTCGCCTCGAGCGCATCGCCCGTCATGGCAATCAGGCCGCCGAGTCGGCGCGCAAGCGGGTGCTGGTGGTCGACGACTCGCTGACCGTGCGCGAGCTGCAACGCAAACTGCTGCTCAATCGCGGCTACGACGTCGCGGTGGCGGTGGACGGCATGGACGGTTGGAACGCGCTGCGTTCGGAGGACTTCGATTTGCTGATCACCGACATCGACATGCCGCGCATGGACGGCATCGAACTGGTCACGCTGCTGCGTCGCGACAACCGTCTGCAATCGCTGCCGGTGATGGTCGTGTCGTACAAGGATCGCGAAGAGGATCGTCGCCGTGGCCTCGATGCCGGCGCTGACTATTATTTAGCCAAAGCCAGTTTTCATGACGACGCCCTGCTCGACGCAGTGGTCGAGCTTATCGGAGGAGCGCGGGCATGA
- a CDS encoding chemotaxis response regulator protein-glutamate methylesterase, whose translation MKIAIVNDMPMAVEALRRALAFEPAHQVVWVARNGAEAVQLCAENTPDLILMDLIMPVMDGVEATRRIMAETPCAIVIVTVDRQQNVHRVFEAMGHGALDVVDTPALGAGNAQEAAAPLLRKILNIGWLIGDKAPRSRPAPTPPRSSGSRQRLVAIGSSAGGPAALEMLLKGLPKDFSAAIVLVQHVDQVFAAGMAEWLASASGLDVRLAREGEPPQAGAVLLAGTNHHIRLLKNGTLAYTAEPVNEIYRPSIDVFFESVASYWNGDAVGVLLTGMGRDGAQGLKLMRQQGYLTIAQDQQSSAVYGMPKAAAAIDAAVEIRPLERIAPRLQEIFPK comes from the coding sequence ATGAAGATCGCAATCGTCAACGACATGCCCATGGCGGTCGAGGCCCTGCGCCGGGCGCTGGCTTTCGAGCCGGCGCATCAGGTGGTCTGGGTTGCCCGCAACGGTGCCGAGGCGGTGCAACTGTGCGCCGAAAACACCCCCGATCTGATCCTCATGGATCTGATCATGCCGGTGATGGACGGCGTCGAAGCCACCCGGCGGATCATGGCTGAAACCCCGTGTGCCATTGTCATCGTGACCGTCGACCGCCAGCAGAACGTGCACCGTGTCTTCGAAGCCATGGGCCACGGCGCGCTGGACGTGGTCGATACCCCCGCCCTCGGCGCGGGCAATGCGCAGGAAGCGGCGGCGCCGTTGCTGCGCAAGATCCTCAATATTGGCTGGCTGATCGGCGACAAAGCGCCGCGCTCACGTCCCGCGCCGACGCCGCCGCGCAGTTCGGGTTCGCGCCAGCGGCTGGTAGCGATCGGTTCATCCGCAGGCGGGCCGGCGGCGCTGGAGATGCTGCTCAAAGGCTTGCCCAAGGATTTCTCGGCAGCCATTGTGCTGGTGCAGCACGTCGATCAAGTGTTTGCTGCCGGCATGGCCGAATGGCTGGCCAGCGCCAGCGGCCTCGATGTAAGGCTCGCCCGCGAAGGCGAACCGCCACAGGCCGGCGCAGTGCTGCTGGCCGGGACCAACCACCATATTCGCTTGTTGAAAAACGGCACGCTGGCCTACACGGCCGAGCCGGTCAACGAAATCTATCGGCCCTCGATCGATGTGTTTTTCGAGAGTGTCGCCAGTTATTGGAATGGCGACGCCGTCGGGGTTTTATTGACCGGGATGGGGCGTGACGGCGCGCAAGGGCTTAAGCTCATGCGCCAACAGGGTTATCTGACCATCGCGCAGGATCAGCAAAGCAGTGCGGTGTACGGCATGCCCAAGGCCGCTGCGGCCATTGATGCCGCCGTAGAAATACGTCCACTGGAAAGAATAGCGCCACGATTGCAGGAGATTTTCCCCAAATGA
- a CDS encoding response regulator produces the protein MNDLQIDDIKTDENAAMVLLVDDQAMIGEAVRRGLSNQENIDFHFCSDPQQAIAQAVRIKPTVILQDLVMPGLDGLSLVREYRNHPATKDIPIIVLSTKEDPLIKSAAFSAGANDYLVKLPDTIELVARIRYHSRSYMTLLQRDAAYRALRVSQQQLLDTNLVLQRLMNSDGLTGLSNRRHFDEYLELEWRRSLRDQSQLSLLMIDVDYFKSYNDSFGHVEGDEALRKVATAIREASARPSDLPARYGGEEFVLVLPNTSPGGARLVAEKLRQTVASLKIPHNTPAEGASLTISIGLATMVPQAGSDCRLLISAADRGLYLAKNSGRNQVGIE, from the coding sequence ATGAATGACTTACAGATCGACGACATTAAAACCGACGAAAACGCCGCCATGGTGTTGTTGGTGGACGATCAGGCGATGATCGGCGAAGCGGTGCGCCGTGGGCTGTCGAATCAGGAAAATATCGACTTTCACTTCTGCTCCGACCCGCAGCAGGCTATTGCCCAGGCGGTGCGGATCAAACCAACGGTGATTCTCCAGGACCTGGTGATGCCCGGCCTCGATGGCCTGAGCCTGGTGCGCGAATACCGCAATCACCCGGCGACCAAGGACATCCCGATCATCGTCCTGTCGACCAAGGAGGACCCGCTGATCAAAAGCGCGGCGTTCTCGGCCGGGGCCAACGATTATCTGGTGAAGCTGCCGGACACCATCGAACTGGTGGCGCGCATCCGCTATCACTCGCGCTCGTACATGACGTTGTTGCAGCGCGACGCGGCATATCGCGCGCTGCGGGTCAGCCAGCAGCAATTGCTCGACACCAATCTGGTGCTGCAACGGCTGATGAACTCCGATGGCCTGACCGGGCTGTCCAATCGCCGCCATTTCGACGAGTACCTGGAACTGGAGTGGCGCCGCTCGCTGCGGGATCAGAGTCAGTTGTCGCTGTTGATGATCGACGTCGATTACTTCAAGTCCTACAACGACAGCTTTGGCCATGTTGAAGGTGATGAGGCGTTGCGCAAGGTCGCCACGGCGATCCGCGAGGCCAGCGCACGACCGTCGGATCTGCCGGCGCGTTATGGTGGTGAGGAGTTTGTGCTGGTGCTGCCGAACACCTCGCCGGGCGGCGCGCGGCTGGTGGCGGAGAAACTGCGCCAGACCGTGGCCTCGCTGAAAATTCCGCACAACACCCCGGCGGAAGGGGCGAGCCTGACGATCAGTATTGGTCTGGCGACCATGGTGCCGCAGGCGGGTAGTGATTGCCGGTTGCTGATTTCAGCGGCGGATCGTGGCTTGTACCTGGCGAAGAACAGTGGGCGTAATCAGGTCGGAATCGAGTAG
- the prfB gene encoding peptide chain release factor 2 (programmed frameshift), with amino-acid sequence MEINPILNTIKDLSERSETIRGYLDYDQKHERLTEVNRELEDPSVWNKPEYAQELGRERAALAQIVDTLDELNGGLADCRDLLDMAVEENDEGAVGDVVAELARLEENLAKLEFRRMFSHEMDPNNAYLDIQAGSGGTEAQDWANILLRMYLRWADKRGFDATIMELSAGEVAGIKGATVHIKGEYAFGWLRTEIGVHRLVRKSPFDSGNRRHTSFSAVFVSPEIDDKVEIEINPADLRIDTYRSSGAGGQHVNTTDSAVRITHVPTNTVVSCQNERSQHANKDTAMKMLRAKLYEQEMQKRNAASQALEDTKSDIGWGHQIRSYVLDASRIKDLRTNIERSDCDKVLDGDIDEYLYASLKSGL; translated from the exons ATGGAAATCAACCCGATCCTGAACACCATCAAGGACCTGTCCGAGCGCTCCGAAACTATTCGGGGGTATCTT GACTACGATCAAAAGCATGAGCGTCTGACTGAGGTCAATCGCGAGCTTGAAGATCCGAGCGTCTGGAACAAACCTGAATACGCCCAGGAACTGGGCCGCGAGCGCGCCGCGCTGGCACAGATCGTCGATACCCTCGACGAACTGAACGGCGGTCTGGCCGATTGCCGCGACCTGCTGGACATGGCCGTCGAAGAAAACGACGAAGGCGCAGTGGGCGATGTCGTCGCCGAGCTGGCCCGTCTCGAGGAAAATCTGGCCAAGCTGGAATTCCGCCGCATGTTCAGCCATGAAATGGACCCGAACAACGCCTACCTGGACATCCAGGCCGGTTCCGGCGGCACCGAGGCCCAGGACTGGGCCAACATCCTCCTGCGCATGTACCTGCGCTGGGCGGATAAACGCGGTTTCGACGCGACCATCATGGAACTGTCGGCCGGTGAAGTCGCCGGTATCAAAGGCGCGACCGTGCACATCAAGGGCGAATACGCCTTTGGCTGGTTGCGTACCGAGATCGGCGTGCACCGTCTGGTGCGCAAGAGCCCGTTCGACTCCGGCAACCGTCGCCACACCTCGTTCTCCGCGGTTTTCGTCTCGCCAGAGATCGACGACAAGGTCGAAATCGAAATCAACCCGGCAGACCTGCGGATCGACACCTATCGTTCCTCCGGTGCCGGTGGTCAGCACGTAAACACCACCGACTCGGCCGTACGTATCACTCACGTACCGACCAACACCGTGGTCAGCTGCCAGAACGAACGTTCCCAGCACGCCAACAAGGACACCGCCATGAAAATGCTGCGGGCCAAGTTGTACGAGCAGGAAATGCAGAAACGCAACGCCGCGTCGCAAGCGCTGGAAGACACCAAGTCCGATATCGGCTGGGGTCACCAGATCCGCTCGTACGTGCTCGATGCGTCGCGGATCAAGGATCTGCGCACCAACATCGAACGCAGCGACTGCGACAAGGTACTCGACGGTGATATCGACGAATACCTGTATGCCAGCCTGAAGTCCGGGCTGTAA
- the lysS gene encoding lysine--tRNA ligase: MSDQQLDPQALQQEENSLIALRKEKLAAERAKGNAFPNDFRRENYCDALQKQYADKTKEELAEAAIPVKVAGRIMLNRGSFMVIQDMTGRIQVYVNRKTLSEDTLAAVKTWDMGDIIAAEGTLARSGKGDLYVEMTSVRLLTKSLRPLPDKHHGLTDTEQRYRQRYVDLIVNDEVRQTFRVRSQVIAHIRSFLMKRDFLEVETPMLQTIPGGAAAKPFETHHNALDMEMFLRIAPELYLKRLVVGGFEKVFEINRNFRNEGVSTRHNPEFTMLEFYQAYADYEDNMDLTEELFRELAQLVLGSTDVPYGDKVFHFGEPFVRLSVFDSILKYNPELTADDLNDIDKARAIAKKAGAKVLGFEGLGKLQVMIFEELVEHKLEQPHFITQYPFEVSPLARRNDDNPNVTDRFELFIGGREIANAYSELNDAEDQAERFMAQVADKDAGDDEAMHYDADFVRALEYGMPPTAGEGIGIDRLVMLLTNSPSIRDVILFPHMRPQA, encoded by the coding sequence ATGAGCGACCAACAACTCGACCCGCAAGCCCTGCAACAGGAAGAAAACTCCCTGATCGCCCTGCGCAAGGAAAAGCTGGCTGCCGAGCGCGCCAAGGGCAACGCCTTCCCGAACGACTTCCGCCGCGAAAACTACTGCGATGCACTGCAGAAACAGTACGCGGACAAGACCAAGGAAGAGCTGGCAGAGGCTGCAATCCCGGTCAAGGTTGCCGGTCGCATCATGCTCAACCGTGGCTCGTTCATGGTGATCCAGGACATGACCGGTCGCATCCAGGTTTACGTCAACCGTAAAACCCTGTCGGAAGACACCCTGGCCGCGGTGAAAACCTGGGACATGGGCGACATCATTGCCGCCGAAGGCACCCTGGCGCGTTCCGGCAAGGGCGACCTGTACGTTGAAATGACCAGCGTGCGTCTGCTGACCAAATCGCTGCGCCCGCTGCCGGACAAGCACCACGGCCTGACCGACACCGAACAGCGCTACCGTCAGCGCTACGTTGACCTGATCGTCAACGACGAAGTGCGTCAGACCTTCCGCGTGCGTTCGCAAGTCATCGCGCACATCCGCAGCTTCCTGATGAAGCGCGACTTCCTCGAAGTCGAAACGCCGATGCTGCAGACCATTCCGGGCGGCGCTGCTGCCAAGCCGTTCGAAACCCACCACAACGCGCTGGACATGGAAATGTTCCTGCGTATCGCGCCTGAGCTGTACCTCAAGCGCTTGGTAGTCGGCGGTTTCGAGAAAGTCTTCGAGATCAATCGCAACTTCCGTAACGAAGGCGTTTCGACGCGTCACAACCCGGAATTCACCATGTTGGAGTTCTACCAGGCTTACGCCGACTATGAAGACAACATGGACCTGACCGAAGAACTGTTCCGTGAACTGGCGCAGCTGGTACTGGGCAGCACCGACGTGCCGTACGGCGACAAGGTGTTCCACTTCGGCGAGCCGTTCGTGCGTCTGTCGGTGTTCGACTCGATCCTCAAGTACAACCCTGAGCTGACCGCCGATGATCTGAACGACATCGACAAGGCCCGCGCCATCGCCAAGAAGGCCGGCGCCAAGGTGCTGGGCTTCGAAGGTCTGGGCAAGCTGCAGGTGATGATTTTCGAAGAGCTGGTCGAGCACAAGCTGGAGCAGCCGCACTTCATCACTCAGTACCCGTTCGAAGTGTCGCCGCTGGCCCGTCGCAACGACGACAACCCGAACGTCACCGACCGCTTCGAGCTGTTCATCGGTGGCCGTGAAATCGCCAACGCCTACTCCGAGTTGAACGACGCGGAAGACCAGGCCGAGCGCTTCATGGCGCAGGTGGCCGACAAGGACGCCGGCGACGACGAAGCCATGCACTACGACGCCGACTTCGTTCGCGCGCTGGAGTACGGCATGCCGCCAACGGCCGGTGAAGGCATCGGCATCGATCGTCTGGTGATGTTGCTGACCAACTCGCCGTCGATCCGCGATGTGATCCTGTTCCCGCACATGCGACCGCAAGCGTAA
- a CDS encoding TetR/AcrR family transcriptional regulator, translating to MGAIAQEGAAGIATAVAESVQYQGRKASRQGSEQRRQDILDAAMRIVVRDGVRAVRHRAVAAEAGVPLSATTYYFKDIDDLLTDTFAQYVERSAAYMAKLWVNNEGLLRDMVVSGDGSPESRSQLADDIARLMADYVHRQLVNRREHLMAEQAFRQEALLNPRLAILVRSHQQILLQGTCQLFQVLGSREPQQDAKVLTAIIGRMEYQGLLNDAEPLAEEDMLGILTRYMHLVLASV from the coding sequence ATGGGTGCAATAGCTCAAGAGGGTGCAGCGGGTATCGCCACTGCGGTCGCTGAAAGTGTTCAGTACCAGGGTCGCAAGGCCAGCCGACAGGGCAGTGAGCAGCGTCGACAGGACATTCTCGATGCAGCGATGCGTATTGTCGTGCGTGACGGCGTGCGTGCCGTGCGCCACCGTGCAGTGGCCGCCGAGGCCGGAGTGCCGCTGTCGGCGACCACCTACTACTTCAAGGACATCGATGACCTGCTCACCGATACCTTCGCCCAATACGTTGAACGCAGCGCGGCGTACATGGCCAAGTTGTGGGTCAACAATGAAGGTCTGTTGCGTGACATGGTCGTTAGTGGTGACGGCAGCCCCGAATCGCGCTCGCAACTGGCCGACGACATTGCGCGGTTGATGGCCGACTATGTTCACCGGCAATTGGTTAACCGGCGCGAGCATTTGATGGCTGAGCAGGCGTTCCGTCAGGAAGCGCTGCTCAACCCGCGTCTGGCAATTCTGGTGCGCTCGCATCAGCAGATTCTGTTGCAGGGCACCTGCCAGTTGTTTCAGGTATTGGGCTCGCGTGAACCGCAACAGGATGCCAAGGTGTTGACGGCGATTATCGGACGGATGGAATATCAGGGCCTGCTCAACGACGCCGAGCCTTTGGCCGAAGAGGACATGCTCGGTATTCTGACGCGGTATATGCACCTGGTGCTTGCGTCGGTGTAA